The proteins below are encoded in one region of Penicillium psychrofluorescens genome assembly, chromosome: 4:
- a CDS encoding uncharacterized protein (ID:PFLUO_007127-T1.cds;~source:funannotate) produces the protein MKFNVLALSTLLVLAAAQDTTITNANQAVTTENAEVSCASKCDANDVCCRAKCNNVPCPSDSQVNDTNKCVAACPQGNGSAADTQRYSDCEQNCYNSHYFPATSVNNRQAGTTSTGNTVMTETGTTTRSMVTDSAGNTVMTETGTTTRSVVTNSAGSPVSTFTTATNTAKGVTQTTNAASHINIGASAAGLLGLVVAAFAL, from the exons atgaAGTTCAACGTCCTCGCTCTCTCCACACTCCTGGTGCTTGCCGCCGCGCAAgacaccaccatcacaaATGCTAATCAAGCGGTGACTACCGAAAACGCTGAGGTTTCCTGCGCCAGCAAGT GTGATGCCAACGACGTGTGCTGCCGCGCCAAATGCAACAACGTGCCCTGCCCTAGCGACAGCCAGGTCAACGACACCAACAAATGCGTCGCGGCCTGCCCTCAAGGGAATGGCTCGGCGGCCGACACCCAGCGGTACTCGGATTGTGAGCAGAACTGCTACAACTCGCACTACTTTCCGGCCACCAGTGTCAATAATCGCCAGGCCGGGACCACCTCCACTGGCAACACCGTGATGACTGAGActggcaccaccacccggTCTATGG TCACAGACTCCGCTGGCAATACCGTCATGACTGAGActggcaccaccacccgatcTGTGG TCACGAACTCCGCTGGCAGCCCCGTCTCAACCTTTACTACTGCCACCAACACTGCCAAGGGCGTCACCCAGACTACCAATGCAGCCAGCCATATCAACATTGGTGCTTCTGCTGCAGGTCTTCTGGGCCTGGTTGTGGCTGCATTTGCTCTGTAG
- a CDS encoding uncharacterized protein (ID:PFLUO_007124-T1.cds;~source:funannotate), which translates to MADDAPPAQDEQRFTSADRIRQLNEVDKDVAELIHSAGLAIQALTNAEPDASNPPAAVPDGSLDSHKTQFKEATARYFTLLSSIDVRLRRQVYALEEADVLAPESAARAGDTTSAGAGAGAAAGAAAIGDGEGDPLDISWLNSRKDTVGMDKEAELWAAASELAEKIDRLEAPSGDSSKPESDSEKMQVD; encoded by the exons atggccgacgacgcGCCACCTGCCCAAGACGAGCAGAGGTTCACCTCCGCGGATCGCATTCGGCAGCTGAACGAAGTCGACAAG GATGTCGCAGAACTGATCCACTCCGCCGGACTGGCCATCCAGGCTCTAACCAACGCCGAACCCGACGCCTCCAACCCTCCCGCCGCCGTGCCCGACGGCTCCCTTGACTCCCACAAGACCCAATTCAAGGAAGCGACCGCTCGATATTTTACACTCCTCTCATCCATTGATGTACGGCTTCGCCGGCAGGTCTACGCATTAGAAGAGGCCGATGTGCTGGCGCCCGAGTCGGCCGCGCGGGCGGGCGATACGACGagtgctggcgctggtgccggtgccgctGCAGGAGCCGCAGCCATCGGAGATGGGGAAGGAGATCCATTGGATATTAGCTGGCTGAATAGCCGGAAAGACACGGTTGGCAtggacaaggaggccgaattgtgggcggcggcgagcgaATTGGCCGAGAAAATTGACCGGCTGGAAGCTCCCAGCGGGGATTCTAGCAAGCCAGAGTCAGACTCGGAGAAAATGCAGGTCGATTGA
- a CDS encoding uncharacterized protein (ID:PFLUO_007125-T1.cds;~source:funannotate): MADAQFDSALDLLRRLNPRNTKTNLQAITSIVPDLTEDLLSSVDQPLESRRCKQTSRDYLLCDYNRDGDSYRSPWSNEFDPPLDDGTVPSERVRKLEVAANEAFDVYRELYYEGGVGSVYFWDLDDGFAGVILLKKGVTPGSQSSGEWDSIHVFEATDRARMSHYKLTSTVILHLSNENEKLGEMDLSGNMTRQVEADLPVESDASHVANVGRLVEDMELRMRNLLQEVYFGKAKDVVGELRSLGTLSEANRGRATQLEMIKGMQK, encoded by the exons atggccgatGCTCAGTTTGACAGTGCCCT CGATCTACTCCGGCGGCTGAACCCGCGCAACACAAAGACAAACCTCCAAGCCATCACGTCCATTGTCCCCGATCTGACTGAAGACTTGCTCTCCTCCGTCGACCAGCCCCTCGAGTCCCGCCGGTGTAAGCAAACGAGCCGTGACTATCTGCTCTGCGACTACAACCGTGACGGTGATAGCTATCGGTCACCATGGAGCAATGAATTTGATCCCCCGCTGGACGACGGCACAGTCCCCAGTGAGCGGGTGCGCAAGCTGGAGGTTGCAGCCAACGAGGCGTTTGATGTCTACCGGGAGCTTTATTATGAGGGGGGTGTAGGGAGTGTGTACTTTTGGGATCTGGATGATGGGTTTGCGGGAGTCATTCTCCTGAAGAAGG GGGTCACTCCCGGTTCCCAGAGCTCCGGCGAATGGGACAGTATCCACGTTTTCGAGGCTACGGACCGCGCACGCATGTCACACTACAAGCTCACCAGCACAGTCATCCTGCACCTCTCCAACGAGAATGAGAAGCTCGGCGAGATGGACCTGAGCGGGAACATGACCCGCCAGGTGGAGGCTGATCTGCCTGTTGAGTCGGATGCCAGCCACGTCGCGAATGTGGGCAGACTGGTTGAGGATATGGAACTAAGAATGCGGAATTTGCTTC AGGAGGTTTACTtcggcaaggccaaggatGTTGTCGGCGAGCTGCGGA GCTTGGGTACCTTGTCCGAAGCCAACAGGGGCCGCGCGACTcagctggagatgatcaagggcATGCAGAAATAG
- a CDS encoding uncharacterized protein (ID:PFLUO_007126-T1.cds;~source:funannotate) produces MPATDSAESDYLDDDDDFIVPSTPCDKPSPSPRPAKRRRVEDEHRDGGSSTYEFSSMNGDDDDVQLPSPHRDSSMDLEERQARSKSRSFVPKRTNTSYQENIFVTQLTQPNSSPERIRGPRWKKPDPVPPPSEALQPVREDAPRKAPNYYDNDAELRAAIAASLDSFEGESRKTVPNLGLSNRPPQRLGQSANTESQNGSADVSFLDDIPEDAFDSSPSLSPVSRPAQPPPAPPAATRPLNRQPSLRQATLFGMAARNPDIQTSRERGWSPPDKDEPPTQHKLNHDALNTWVYPTNLGNTRDYQFSITQAGLFHNLLVALPTGLGKTFIAATIMLNWFRWTKDAQIIFVAPTKPLVSQQVSACLDIAGIPRSKTTMLTGGVAPGLRAEEWQSKRVFFMTPQTLTNDLKTGIADPKRIVLLVVDEAHRATGGYAYVEVVKFLRRYNKSFRVLALTATPGSTVESVQAVIDGLDISRVEIRTEHSIDIRQYVHARNTEIETFENSDEMVFCMDLFSSTLRPLVDQLRTLNAYWGRDPMSLTAYGLTKARQQWMMSDAGRNANFGLKGKVNSIFTVLASLAHAIDLLKYHGIVPFYRHLLHFKGGGDGQKGGKYQKQIVQDESFKKLFSHLEPWSKNPEFIGHPKLEYLKSVILNHFMDAGEGTGASGSNGNPATRVMIFVHFRDSAEEVARVLKRYAPMIRPHVFVGQSSAKGSEGMDQKTQLQIIEKFKGGTYNTIVATSIGEEGLDIGEVDLIVCYDSSASPIRMLQRMGRTGRKRAGNITLLLMKGKEEESYIKAKDNYEKMQEMIASGARFTFHNDRSARILPAGIRPTSDKRHIDIPPENSQQELPEPKRRGRAPKRPPKKFYMPDDVETGFTRASNIGGDSSREKAKAAPPKKRPRTPTPEPVDLPSLEDVFLNPAEQKELEHRYQNIGATSPQFIRFPRTDAFPRLQLDAWPTKIVKHGSLTRRMIAALRKMDETSLDCDDYFKQILARAPPSFSETQQSSIGDSTVKPKTKRRKARQTQPAPSSHTRGVTAPGADDTYDADILALLSTPDPKPKHNQQAPPLPEDDLDDDMDFDLPSPSFMFSSSPKPKPVRKQKRPMIEDSDE; encoded by the coding sequence ATGCCCGCCACGGACTCCGCGGAGTCTGACTACTtagacgacgatgatgacttcATAGTCCCCAGCACCCCCTGCGACAAACCGTCGCCCTCACCTCGTCCCGCCAAACGTCGTCGCGTGGAAGACGAGCACCGCGATGGGGGCTCCAGCACGTACGAGTTCTCTTCCATGAAtggtgacgacgatgacgtCCAGcttccctctccccaccGGGACTCGTCCATGGATCTTGAAGAGCGACAGGCCCGGTCCAAGTCGAGGAGTTTCGTGCCCAAACGAACCAACACCAGCTATCAAGAGAACATATTCGTCACCCAGTTGACCCAGCCCAATTCAAGCCCGGAACGGATTCGTGGACCCCGGTGGAAGAAACCCGATCCGGTACCACCTCCTTCGGAAGCTCTGCAACCTGTACGCGAAGATGCGCCGCGGAAGGCTCCGAATTACTACGATAATGACGCAGAGTTGAGGGCCGCCATTGCAGCTTCGCTGGACTCGTTCGAGGGGGAGTCGCGGAAGACGGTGCCAAATTTGGGTCTATCGAATCGGCCTCCGCAGAGACTTGGACAATCAGCAAATACAGAATCCCAGAACGGCTCGGCGGATGTGTCCTTCCTAGACGATATCCCAGAGGATGCCTTTGATTCCTCTCCGTCTCTTTCGCCGGTGTCACGACCAGCACAACCTCCCCCCGCACCACCAGCGGCAACTCGCCCCCTAAATCGTCAGCCCAGCCTTCGGCAAGCCACGCTTTTCGGAATGGCTGCCAGGAACCCGGATATTCAAACCTCGCGGGAGCGAGGCTGGTCTCCTCCGGACAAAGACGAGCCTCCGACTCAGCACAAGCTGAATCATGACGCCTTAAATACTTGGGTATACCCGACCAACTTGGGCAACACGAGAGATTACCAGTTCAGCATCACCCAGGCAGGTCTTTTCCACAACCTTTTGGTAGCATTACCCACCGGTCTTGGAAAGACCTTTATCGCCGCAACGATCATGCTCAATTGGTTTCGTTGGACGAAAGACGCGCAGATCATTTTTGTGGCTCCGACAAAGCCGTTGGTGTCGCAGCAGGTGTCGGCATGTTTGGACATTGCGGGGATCCCACGATCAAAGACAACTATGCTCACTGGAGGGGTGGCGCCTGGTCTTCGAGCGGAGGAGTGGCAGTCTAAACGAGTGTTTTTCATGACACCGCAGACATTGACCAACGACCTGAAGACTGGAATTGCAGACCCAAAGCGCATTGTTCTTTTGGTCGTAGACGAAGCTCACCGTGCGACGGGTGGCTATGCGTATGTCGAGGTGGTCAAGTTTCTGCGGCGATACAACAAGAGCTTCCGAGTTCTTGCATTGACAGCGACTCCCGGATCGACCGTAGAGTCTGTACAGGCAGTGATTGATGGCCTGGACATTTCTCGTGTAGAGATTCGGACCGAGCATTCGATTGACATTCGACAATATGTGCATGCTCGTAATACGGAGATCGAGACCTTCGAGAACTCTGACGAGATGGTGTTTTGCATGGACCTGTTTTCCTCGACATTACGGCCACTTGTCGACCAGCTCCGGACTCTCAATGCTTATTGGGGACGAGATCCCATGTCGCTGACTGCCTATGGTCTAACCAAAGCGCGGCAGCAGTGGATGATGTCCGATGCGGGCCGAAATGCCAATTTTGGGCTAAAGGGCAAGGTCAATTCGATCTTCACGGTTCTTGCGAGCTTGGCCCATGCCATTGACCTTCTCAAATACCATGGTATTGTCCCATTCTATCGACATCTCCTGCACTTCAAAGGAGGCGGCGACGGACAGAAGGGAGGAAAGTATCAGAAACAGATTGTGCAAGACGAGAGTTTCAAGAAGCTCTTCAGTCACTTGGAGCCATGGAGCAAGAATCCAGAATTTATTGGCCATCCCAAGTTGGAGTATCTCAAGTCGGTCATTTTGAATCACTTCATGGATGCAGGGGAAGGCACCGGTGCTTCTGGCAGCAACGGAAATCCTGCAACACGAGTCATGATTTTCGTTCATTTCCGTGACAGCGCTGAGGAAGTCGCCCGAGTGTTGAAGCGCTACGCGCCCATGATCCGCCCTCATGTTTTTGTTGGTCAGTCCAGCGCCAAAGGTTCCGAGGGCATGGACCAGAAGACACAGCTTCAGATCATCGAAAAATTTAAAGGAGGGACATACAACACCATTGTCGCCACCTCGATTGGCGAGGAGGGTCTTGATATTGGTGAAGTCGACCTCATCGTGTGCTATGACTCGTCCGCATCGCCTATTCGCATGCTGCAACGAATGGGTCGAACCGGTCGTAAACGGGCAGGAAATATCACCCTGCTCCTGATGAagggcaaggaagaagagtcCTATATCAAGGCTAAGGATAACTACGAGAAGATGCAAGAAATGATTGCCAGCGGCGCTCGATTTACATTCCACAATGACCGGTCTGCTCGCATCCTACCCGCCGGTATTCGGCCAACTTCCGATAAACGACACATTGATATTCCTCCCGAGAACTCCCAGCAGGAACTGCCCGAGCCGAAACGCAGAGGAAGGGCGCCTAAAAGACCCCCCAAGAAATTCTACATGCCCGATGATGTGGAGACGGGCTTCACACGAGCGTCCAATATTGGAGGTGACAGCTCTCGCGAGAAGGCCAAAGCtgcaccgccgaagaagcgACCTCGAACACCGACCCCAGAGCCTGTGGATCTTCCATCATTGGAAGACGTGTTCCTCAATCCGGCCGAGCAGAAAGAGCTCGAGCATCGTTATCAGAATATCGGAGCTACCTCCCCACAGTTCATCCGCTTCCCGCGCACTGATGCTTTCCCTCGGTTGCAGCTTGATGCATGGCCTACCAAGATCGTCAAGCATGGCTCTCTGACCCGTCGCATGATTGCAGccttgcggaagatggatgaGACGAGCCTTGATTGTGATGATTATTTCAAGCAGATTTTGGCGCGGGCTCCCCCATCATTCAGCGAGACTCAACAGTCCTCGATTGGCGATTCAACCgtgaagcccaagaccaaGCGCCGGAAGGCGAGGCAGACGCAGCCAGCGCCCAGTTCTCACACTCGGGGGGTGACAGCCCCCGGTGCCGATGACACCTATGATGCCGATATTTTGGCCCTGTTGTCGACTCCGGACCCTAAACCCAAGCACAATCAACaagctcctcctcttccagaggatgatcttgatgatgacaTGGATTTCGATCTCCCGAGCCCTAGTTTTATGTTTAGTAGCAGCCCTAAACCCAAGCCTGTCCGGAAGCAGAAACGGCCTATGATCGAGGACAGTGATGAGTGA
- a CDS encoding uncharacterized protein (ID:PFLUO_007123-T1.cds;~source:funannotate), producing the protein MSAPGGAPSPAPRSGSMGPGGTSGSGSMSMPSQQPLSGTPVHSAPTPGPPPPPSGAMSQQNLNQIKPWDFNMPPKKKRTRNSWTSRREQEKERKRNAARKAAARALAAASPSSSSADGNIADAAVVELPDVAVVESVADSKEAHLVAEDVDLVAQTELPASAQLVIDYLAKKGYSRTEAMLRMESANQEIDGRPLPPLGEDARPKYQQGFDLLKAWVEESLDLYKPELRRVLWPLFVYSFLNMVTSFYPQEAKQFFESNKNMFLPEHTDDIRILEPISLPEHVQDNATSKLYRTNKYRIVLSNSAYTNLLQFLESKEKEGGSVMTAILSSYCTLKTMDRAADNRFSFAAMLNQIGAGKTFPAEDEGIPGHHPGSAYTGDNPAMAGTLPRLKLGKLPMEQGMETDVRAELAEEDAKNPPKDGQNTLMQEFDEMIKKEEDEEAPSRTDMSYPPSMAQDVEMAVVQVKEHRDRLKIEGRTGGVGPGVSVCMFTFHNTLDSVCCMDFSDDSALIAVGFQQSYIRIWTVNGKPIRSAHPELDNGPPTNSKRLVGHSGPVYAVSFSPSSISRDTTPGADRVSTNSRWLLSSSADKTIRLWSLDTWQCMVVYKGHNRPVWDARWGPFGHYFLSGGSDKTARLWITHEPRQTRIFAGHDQDVDCICFHPNSAYIFTASCDHTVRMWAVTTGNAVRMFTGHTGNITALECSRNGKLLASADDDGSILLWDLGPGRLLKRMRGHGKGGIWSLSWSAESTILVSGGADGTVRAWDVDAPQESTQGRILPPGEGSSKIDGGNPSTAGAAGKPKKKKKGKDDTVTPDQISAFPTKKTPVYKVKFTDSNLVVAGGAYLPDLP; encoded by the exons ATGTCCGCGCCAGGCGGAGCCCCCAGCCCTGCACCACGCAGTGGCAGCATGGGGCCTGGTGGCACAAGTGGCAGTGGAAGCATGTCCATGCCCTCCCAGCAACCACTGTCAGGCACTCCTGTGCACTCCGCTCCGACCCCAGGCCCGCCGCCTCCCCCTAGTGGCGCTATGTCGCAGCAGAATCTCAATCAAATT AAACCCTGGGATTTCAATATGCCTCCGAAGAAAAAGCGGACTCGGAACTCGTGGACCTCGCGCCGGGAGCAAGAAAAGGAGCGGAAGAGAAACGCGGCTCGCAAAGCTGCTGCGCGTGCTCTCGCCGctgcctcgccctccagcagctcaGCTGATGGGAACATTGCTGATGCCGCGGTTGTCGAGCTTCCGGATGTTGCCGTTGTCGAGAGCGTTGCCGACAGCAAAGAGGCTCATCTGGTTGCTGAAGACGTGGACTTGGTCGCTCAGACGGAGCTACCAGCATCTGCGCAACTT GTGATCGACTATCTTGCCAAAAAGGGCTACAGCCGCACCGAAGCGATGCTTCGTATGGAGTCGGCCAACCAAGAAATTGACggccgccctcttcctcccttaGGCGAAGATGCTCGTCCGAAATACCAGCAAGGTTTCG ACTTGCTGAAGGCCTGGGTCGAGGAGAGTCTCGACTTGTACAAG CCTGAGCTTCGCCGTGTCTTGTGGCCGCTCTTTGTCTATTCGTTCCTGAACATGGTCACCTCCTTTTATCCTCAGGAAGCGAAGCAGTTCTTTGAATCCAATAAGAACATGTTTCTCCCCGAGCACACCGATGACATTCGCATCCTGGAACCGATCAGTCTGCCGGAGCATGTTCAGGACAACGCGACCTCAAAGCTGTACCGTACCAACAAGTACCGCATTGTGCTGAGCAACTCCGCCTATACCAACCTGCTCCAGTTCTTGGAaagcaaggagaaggagggcgGGTCGGTCATGACCGCGATTCTGAGCAGCTACTGCACGCTGAAAACCATGGATCGCGCCGCAGATAACCGTTTCAGTTTTGCTGCGATGCTGAACCAGATTGGTGCTGGTAAAACTTTCCCTGCTGAGGACGAGGGTATccctggccatcatcccgGCTCGGCGTACACTGGTGACAATCCAGCTATGGCTGGAACTCTTCCGAGACTGAAGCTTGGCAAGCTCCCCATGGAGCAGGGAATGGAAACAGATGTTCGTGCTGAGCTTGCTGAGGAGGATGCCAAAAACCCCCCAAAGGATGGACAGAACACTTTGATGCAGGAGTTTGACGAAATGatcaaaaaggaagaagatgaggaagcCCCTTCTCGCACCGACATGTCGTATCCTCCTTCTATGGCTCAGGATGTTGAAATGGCGGTCGTCCAGGTGAAGGAGCACCGCGATCGACTGAAGATCGAGGGCCGCACTGGCGGCGTGGGCCCCGGAGTCAGCGTGTGCATGTTTACTTTCCATAATACTTTGGATTC GGTCTGCTGCATGGATTTCTCCGACGACAGCGCCTTGATCGCCGTCGGATTCCAGCAGTCATACATTCGCATCTGGACTGTGAACGGAAAACCCATTCGGTCAGCTCATCCAGAGCTCGACAACGGACCACCGACCAACTCCAAGCGTCTCGTTGGGCACAGTGGGCCTGTGTATGCGGTTTCGTTTTCCCCAAGTTCTATCTCGAGGGATACTACTCCCGGGGCGGACCGAGTGTCTACCAATTCTCGTTGGCTGCTCTCGTCGTCGGCGGACAAGACTATTCGACTATGGAGCCTTGACACATGGCAATGCATGGTGGTCTACAAGGGCCATAACCGTCCCGTCTGGGATGCTCGTTGGGGTCCTTTCGGTCACTACTTCCTTTCGGGCGGCTCTGACAAGACTGCGCGCCTCTGGATCACCCATGAACCTCGCCAGACGCGCATCTTCGCCGGCCACGATCAGGACGTGGACTGCATTTGCTTCCACCCGAACTCGGCGTACATCTTTACAGCTAGCTGCGATCATACGGTTCGCATGTGGGCTGTCACCACCGGAAACGCGGTTCGCATGTTCACCGGACACACCGGCAATATTACCGCTCTGGAATGTAGCCGTAATGGCAAACTTCTGGCTtctgctgatgatgatggatcTATTCTCCTCTGGGATTTGGGCCCTGGCCGACTTCTCAAGCGGATGAGGGGACACGGCAAGGGCGGCATCTGGTCGCTCAGCTGGAGTGCGGAGTCTACCATTCTGGTTTCTGGTGGAGCCGATGGCACAGTCCGTGCCTGGGATGTTGATGCTCCCCAGGAATCCACACAGGGACGTATCCTTCCTCCCGGAGAGGGAAGCTCGAAGATTGACGGCGGGAACCCGTCCACTGCAGGTGCTGCCGGTAaacccaagaagaagaagaagggcaaggatgATACAGTCACTCCCGATCAGATCAGCGCGTTcccgacgaagaagactcCTGTCTACAAGGTCAAGTTCACCGACTCAAACCTCGTCGTGGCAGGAGGAGCCTATCTCCCTGATTTGCCATAG
- a CDS encoding uncharacterized protein (ID:PFLUO_007128-T1.cds;~source:funannotate): MTTTEENVAAPKPPSTSDFMNDEHFAALYKKTTSFVADYMSSYDPSHDMAHVHRVVSLSMKILYGEQALHPDTGYNPTAVKLAALLHDIEDRKYSSNAALVAQLTGRSESEVLTAEGTQQQQPRSIASYVLTAYGMDARLADKIQRIVYHVSYSKECKDPELVRDMVSQYPELGIVQDADRLDALGAIGIGRCFTFLGAQGKKFVGPDGKWEMENSIQHFGEKLEKLEGMMKTETGRKMARERTERLKIFRGWWEEEMLESI; the protein is encoded by the coding sequence ATGACCACCACGGAAGAAAATGTAGCGGCTCCAAAGCCTCCATCGACCAGTGATTTCATGAATGATGAGCACTTTGCGGCCCTCTACAAGAAAACGACCTCGTTCGTCGCCGACTACATGTCCAGCTACGACCCGTCGCATGATATGGCACACGTGCACCGAGTGGTGTCACTGTCCATGAAAATCCTATACGGCGAGCAAGCCCTTCACCCAGACACGGGGTACAACCCCACAGCGGTCAAACTGGCTGCACTGCTCCACGACATCGAGGACAGAAAGTACTCGTCCAACGCGGCTCTAGTGGCACAACTGACCGGAAGATCCGAATCAGAGGTTCTCACAGCAGAGGGTACgcaacagcaacagcccCGCTCAATAGCCTCCTACGTACTCACTGCCTACGGCATGGATGCACGACTGGCCGACAAAATCCAAAGGATTGTTTACCATGTCTCGTACTCGAAGGAGTGCAAGGACCCGGAACTAGTGCGGGATATGGTGTCCCAATACCCCGAGCTGGGTATTGTTCAGGATGCAGACCGGCTGGATGCTCTTGGGGCCATCGGGATCGGACGGTGTTTTACTTTCTTGGGTGCGCAGGGCAAGAAATTTGTCGGACCAGACGGGAAATGGGAGATGGAAAATTCGATTCAGCATTTCGgagagaagctggagaagctggaggggatgatgaagacggaGACAGGgcggaagatggcgagggagCGGACGGAACGACTCAAGATTTTCAgagggtggtgggaggaagaaatgcTTGAGTCGATTTAG